In Mytilus edulis chromosome 6, xbMytEdul2.2, whole genome shotgun sequence, the following proteins share a genomic window:
- the LOC139528994 gene encoding fibronectin type 3 and ankyrin repeat domains protein 1-like, with protein MTALITACKRENEKIIQFLVDKGSDVNQVDENEKLGKLLIDKEVDVNKVNADGETPLTISCCVGNKKIVQLLIEKGCDVDKVDANGDTPLTLSRMLENE; from the exons ATGACAGCTCTGATAACTGCGTGTAAGAGAGAGAATGAGAAAATAATACAGTTTCTTGTTGACAAAGGAAGTGATGTTAACCAGGTTGACG AAAATGAAAAGTTAGGAAAATTACTTATAGACAAAGAGGTTGATGTTAACAAGGTAAATGCTGATGGGGAGACGCCCTTGACAATTTCTTGTTGCGTAGGAAATAAGAAGATAGTACAATTACTTATTGAAAAAGGATGTGATGTTGACAAGGTGGATGCTAATGGAGACACACCTTTAACACTTTCTCGTATGTTAGAAAATGAATAG
- the LOC139528993 gene encoding 26S proteasome non-ATPase regulatory subunit 10-like has protein sequence MLTSGSNEKIIQLLIDKGSDVNQVDGSGCSPLTAACSGSNEKIIQLLIDKGSDVNQVDGSGCSPLTAACSGSNEKIIQLLIDKGSDVNQVDGKGQTPLITASSEGTEKIVQFLEDKGGEVNPAVL, from the exons ATGTTAACCAG TGGAAGTAATGAGAAGATAATACAGTTACTTATAGACAAAGGAAGTGATGTTAACCAGGTTGATGGTAGTGGATGTTCACCTCTGACTGCTGCCTGTAGTGGAAGTAATGAGAAGATAATACAGTTACTTATAGACAAAGGAAGTGATGTTAACCAGGTTGATGGTAGTGGATGTTCACCTCTGACTGCTGCCTGTAGTGGAAGTAATGAGAAGATAATACAGTTACTTATAGACAAAGGAAGTGATGTTAACCAGGTTGATGGTAAGGGGCAGACGCCTCTGATAACTGCAAGTAGTGAAGGAACTGAGAAGATAGTACAATTTCTTGAAGATAAAGGAGGCGAGGTTAACCCAGCTGTGCTCTAG